One window from the genome of Tachysurus vachellii isolate PV-2020 chromosome 5, HZAU_Pvac_v1, whole genome shotgun sequence encodes:
- the LOC132846163 gene encoding uncharacterized protein LOC132846163 — translation MHKKSVFCPGCIKVVFRKGPLGYLLQDPTEEARVIKDNPALQDKSAPKKEELVRQNALAVVRQRGGDASDKREVLGEYILQFGKYKGKSFRRLLENDMGYTIYLIKNLQQEEAMGVFTSEGPSKSSLLSFSNYACSFNEIQSLLSYVSKNPGVPAASSDVTSWLVLVLMRRVRGRRFGTTGLMVMHPLYCGQLVSRGHGCTSAMLNISPSKLQLRSAELRRSAGPGKGFYTSGSALEHSSVEL, via the exons ATGCacaaaaaatctgtgttttgcccAGGGTGCATTAAGGTCGTGTTCCGTAAGGGACCACTCGGATATCTCCTTCAGGACCCGACTGAGGAGGCCAGGGTGATCAAAGATAACCCAGCTCTTCAGGACAAGTCGGCACCAAAGAAGGAGGAGCTTGTCAGGCAAAATGCTCTTGCTGTGGTCCGTCAGAGAGGAGGTGACGCCTCTGACAAAAGAGAAGTTCTTGGTGAATACATCCTGCAGTTTGGAAAGTACAAGGGGAAATCTTTCCGGCGGCTTCTTGAAAATGACATGGGTTACACCATCTACCTGATAAAGAACCTTCAGCAGGAAGAGGCCATGGGGGTCTTTACATCAGAAGGACCCAGCAAGAGCAGTCTGTTATCCTTTTCTAATTATGCCTGCAGTTTTAACGAAATTCAGTCTCTGCTCAGTTATGTGTCCAAAAATCCAGGTGTACCAGCAGCCTCGTCGGATGTGACCAGCTGGTTGGTTTTGGTGCTCATGCGAAGAGTACGTGGCAGGAGATTTGGAACAACAGGGCTGATGGTTATGCATCCTTTATATTGTGGGCAACTTGTGTCCCGGGGACACGGATGTACAAGTGCGATGCTGAACATCTCCCCCTCCAAGCTACAGTTGCGGT ctGCTGAACTGAGACGGTCTGCGGGACCAGGAAAAGGTTTTTACACATCAGGCTCAGCACTGGAGCACAGTTCTGTTGAATTGTGA